In Myripristis murdjan chromosome 2, fMyrMur1.1, whole genome shotgun sequence, a genomic segment contains:
- the igfbp5a gene encoding insulin-like growth factor-binding protein 5a yields the protein MLLSFSLLVIPLLSITGCGSSYVPCEPCDQKALSMCPPVPVGCQLVKEPGCGCCLTCALDEGQPCGVYTGPCTRGLRCLPKNGEEKPLHALLHGRGVCTNEKLYKLLHPSQDGESPDDIMLPVPESILPQTKVPIYGRDHISSKKVHAMKQAKDRKKQLARLRPTSNLDYSPLTPDKLQPEFGPCRRRLDNLIQSMKDTSQVFALTLYVPNCDKKGFFKRKQCKPSRGRKRGICWCVDRFGVRLPGIDYSGGDLQCKELDSNSNSNSNTNE from the exons atgctgctgagtttttctcTCCTGGTGATTCCCCTGCTGAGCATTACCGGCTGCGGCTCGTCGTACGTGCCGTGCGAGCCGTGCGATCAGAAGGCCCTGTCCATGTGTCCGCCGGTGCCGGTGGGCTGTCAGCTGGTGAAGGAGCCGGGCTGCGGCTGCTGCCTGACGTGCGCGCTCGACGAGGGCCAGCCCTGCGGCGTGTACACCGGGCCGTGCACGCGCGGGCTCCGCTGCCTGCCGAAGAACGGGGAGGAGAAGCCGCTGCACGCGCTCCTGCACGGCCGCGGGGTGTGCACGAACGAGAAGTTGTATAAACTGCTGCACCCGTCGCAGG ATGGTGAATCTCCTGACGACATCATGTTACCAGTTCCAGAGTCAATACTGCCCCAAACCAAGGTGCCCATCTATGGAAGAGACCACATCAGCAGCAAGAAGGTCCACGCCATGAAGCAGGCCAAGGACCGCAAGAAGCAGCTGGCCCGGCTGAGGCCCACCAGCAACCTGGACTACTCACCACTCACCCCGGATAAGCTACAGCCCGAGTTT gggccCTGCAGGAGAAGACTGGATAATCTGATTCAGAGCATGAAGGACACGTCTCAGGTCTTTGCTCTCACTCTGTACGTCCCCAATTGTGACAAGAAGGGCTTCTTCAAGCGCAAGCAG TGTAAGCCGTCCCGCGGTCGGAAGAGAGGGATCTGCTGGTGCGTCGACCGGTTCGGGGTCCGACTCCCTGGTATTGACTACAGCGGGGGAGACCTGCAGTGCAAAGAGCtggacagcaacagcaacagcaacagcaacaccaACGAATGA